In the Papio anubis isolate 15944 chromosome 3, Panubis1.0, whole genome shotgun sequence genome, gagtgtcgtgcttgttgttcaggctggagttcaatggcacaatcttggctcactgcaacctctgcctcctggattcaagcaattcttcttgcctcagcctcccaagtagctgggattaacaggcacccaccaccacgcccagctaattttttgtatttttagtagagatggtttttcaccatgttggccaggctggtcttaaactcccgacctcaggcgattcacccacctcggcctcccaatgtgctgggattacaggcgtgagccactgcacccgacctaaAATTGCTTTCTCTTAAGCAGAAACTCCTTCGTGCCAGTTGCTCTCCTCCCTCAAAGCAGCAGTACAGCCAGAGAAAGCCAAATGGGTCCGAGTCGTTCAGGAATCCAGACTGACTTGCAGATGCCTCTGAGACTTCCAGTTCTGGTTTTGACtgtccacacacacacttgaCTCATGCTGCAGTTATGCTAAATCCAGTAACTACTAGAATGTAGCTGAACAAATCTAATTTctactgtaaatatatacaaaattaaaagacattttccTGTTACAGGGTGAGTATCCCTGAATCTGAAACGCTGCAGAATCGGAAACTTTCTGAGTGCCTACGTGACACTCAAAGGAGATGCTCATTTCGAGCATTTTGGATTTCGGGATTGGGGACACTTAACTAGCAAGTATAATGCAAGTAGTCAAGCAGAGAATCTCGTTTCAGTCAGTGAGGGGCCACATATTACAACACTGTTCTCACGGTACCTTTAGTATGTTATGTTCAGATACACAGATTCCATTGTGTTAACAGATGCCTACAGTATCAGTACAGTAACTGCTTTCCAATTTAGGAGCAACaggctacaccatatagcctaggtgtgaaGTAGGCTACACCACCTGTGTTTTTTAGGTACATGTAGGTACACATGGTGTTCACAGGAAGAAACTGCCTGATGACttatttctcagaacacatccctGTGGTTAAGCCATGCTTGActatattccaaaatccaaaaccccCCAAGTTTGAAACAGTTCTGGTTCTAAGCATTTCAGATGATACCCAACTTACCGTTTGACTGTGGATGCCTGAAGGttactataaaaaatattttaccatatgAAGCTATATTGCCTCTAGGTTATGAGTTAAGTGCTTTTTAGCAACTGCAGCTCTAGCTGAGAAGGGAGGAGACTGCAAATATTCACAGAAATGAGTTGATAATTACTTTTCTTAGCCTCCATTTTACTCTGGAGCTCCAGGGGTGATGATGCACTCACAACCCCACAGCGTGCACACAGGCAGCGCTGGAGCTCCCAGTCATGTTTTCTCCAATATACATGCTGCCTTTAGTTGTTTCTGACCACATTAATTGAAGGCATCTTAAAGGTGGAACATGTTGGGAATGGTATCCCAGGCTGAAGTATTATGGGACCATTACctgcatcttttaaaattagaagtgaAATAAACTGTGCCCCATCTTTTCTAGGCAGCAAATGGCTTTCACCAGTGTCTTCAATTCTAGAAGCAAAGGCAGTGaaaggttcttttctttttcataagagACTCCAATCATTCAGCCTTTTTCTAAGCCCTAGATGACCATGCAAATGAGGAACACAGTCCTTTCGCAAGACGATTTTGCAAATCCTGTGCCCTTGCTGTGGCTCCTAGGTGTTTCATATTCTTACCATGCCAGGCTGCAGCTGCACTGGGCGAGTGTGGCTCTCCCTTTCCGTGCagaagtgtgtgcatgtgtgtacgtgAGTGTGCACGCACGTACATGTCAGGCTGACAGCTTCAGGGCTGGAGCAGAGAATGGGAAGGCTAAGCCATGCTTGCCTCAGTGGCAAGGATCTCCACAAGTGGACACAAAATTGTTAtcagaaagtaggaaaataaacaTTAGGGCTTTAATcctcttaaataaaatttttaaattaaacattaacatttaaagTACACCAAGCGTGCAGTCCTATTTTGAGAAAGTCCATTTTGCCAGGGAATATACCTTGAGGTCGTTAGTAACTAGTTGAATATGATTTAAATATGTCTGCATTTAGATGAACAGAACAGGGTAAAAGGACCTTTGCCAAGCCAAACTCAATTCCTGGCCAAATAATGGTGCTGAGAATTGTCAGTGCCCACGCCCATTTCTCAGTGGTCAGTTTCAGCCGCTGTTGACTGATGACAAACGAACTCACTATGTTCTTCATAAAGATCATTTTTTGTATGGAAAATGTTTCAACTCTTGCCTTTCCTTCAGCGAATGAAATGTGATGGGCTAAATATGCCAGTCACTCATGCGCCGCAGTGAGCTGCAGGGACACATGGTGCAGACTGGCGCGTCCAGGTAGCCAAACAGAATTCCCCAAgaccttttatttgtttaaaatactttGGTGTCAGCAGAGTCTGAGCAGACACATTACTCATGATGCTCAGGAGACCTGGCAGAGCCCGCTGAGCTCTTCTAAGTATGTGGAACTATTCAACGCGTGGCACTAAAAGGCAACAGACTCCCGAATTACAGTTCATTAACGCAGTTATGCAACCCGCTTCATTTTCTGTTTAGCCACTGGTTACTTAAGGTTTCCAACAAGGTTTGGGAAAAGGTCACATGTACTCAAAGATGAGACACAATGAACCAGCCTTAAGAGTTACAGCAAGTGAGTTTAAAAACACCCACCCCATCAATAGCAGCTAAGCTTCCTTCACCACCCCCACCAGGGCGGGTCTCAGAGTGCGCCCATGCAGCTTGTACCCCACTTTGCTAACtagggccactgtgcccggctccttCCCCTCAACGGGCGTGTGGAACAAGGCCTCATGTTCATAAGGGTCGAACTTGGCTCCGACAGGGTTCAACTTGAGCAAGCCGTGCTTTGTGAACACCTTCTGGATCTGGACTTCAGTCATGACCAGCCCCTCATAGAGGTTCTTCAGGTGAGGGTTATcgtctttaatttcttctttaggAACACACTGTGTTGCCTTCTCCAGAACGTCTGCCACCTCCAACAAGTCCTTGCAGAAGGCTTGAATGCCTGAAGTTAAAGAAGATCATTTGCACTCCACACCAACTGCACAGGGCAATTCCAACCTGAGCACTGCTGACCTGATGtggaggctatttttttttttttttttttttgaggcggagtctccctctgtcgcccaggctggagtgcagtggccggatctcagctcactgcaagctccgcctcccaggttcacgccattctcctgcctcagcctcccaagtagctgggactacaggcgcccgccacctcgcccggctagatttttgtattttttagtagagacggggtttcaccgtgttagccaggatggtctcgatctcctgacctcgtgatccgcccatctcggcctcccaaagtgctgggattacaggcttgagccaccgcgcccggccaaggctaTTTAATAACTTGTCAAATCAGTTGCCTCAGAATTCCAATAGCTCAGTAACTTCAACAACACAAAACCCTCAAAAGCTATTTGTGGGATGAGACCCAGAATTTACTAAATTTAGAATTTACTAAAATGTGAAGAAAGGGGGGAAAATACCCTTGAGACATCCAAGCCCAGATGTCAAGTAAGCAGTAAGATATAGAGGACTGGAACTCAGAAGATCCGAGTTTGAAGCTGAGACTTGTGTGTGGATGCCATTAAGCCCATAAGAGTGTGTAAGTCACCCAGGGAGCACAGCAAGGGGAGAGAACCTAGGCCTGGTACTGAGTCCCAAGAGCCCAGATATTTACAGGTCAGAAAGGGTAAGAACCAACAAAGCACATTACCACAAAGAGAGGCAGAATACCAAGAAACAGGCCACAGCATCCAGGAAAAAAGTGTTTCAAGGAGCGCTTCAATCTCTGTGAACGCGGCACAGACTCTGGTTCTTAGTTTCCACGTAGCCTCTCACCCTGTCTGACCCGGGGCAGGCCTTTTACCCTCCACTGAGCCTTAGGTTCTGCACCTCTAATACCCACTGTCTGTCACGCAGAGACCCGCAGCCAGCACTCAAACACCAGCCTGTGGAGTTGGGAGCCTGGGTTATGTACCAGCTTTGTGATGTGGGGCAGGTGACTAAACCGCAATGATCTCAACTGTAAAAATGGGAAGAACAGTGACAAAAACATCCAAAGGTGGCAATGCATATAGCATGCTGGGAGTTCTGAAGTGATGCCAGTGTTACTTCCGGAGGGCTAAGGGGATGGGCATCAGAGGCTGACCTACTGCAGGTTCCCACCGAGGTCTCTGTGTGGGGCAGGACACACCTATTTACAATTCTTCAtgctagtctcagctacttattTCTGCTCCTCCAGACACCTTTGCTGTTGggccatcataaaaaaaaaaaatgcaggggaTGCAACTGCTGGGCCCCCCGCCCCACAGCCTTGCTCTCTGACACTTCCATATGCATggccttccccttccccaccccattaTCTTCTTTTCAGAATCAACACCATGTTATGTTGAACGTACCATATAATTTTGCCTCCTCCACCAATTTCTGGCTCCTCTGCCGCAAGTTCTCAGTGTCTGCCAAAGCTCgtttatatttttcctaaaataaaaaaaatatttttaaatatttttaaatttttttttgagacggagtcttgctgtctgtcgcccaggttggagtgcagtggtgtgatctcggctcactgcaagctccgcttcccaggttcatgccattctcctgcctcagcctcccaagtagctgggactacaggtgcccgccaccatgcccggctaattttttgtatttttagtaaagacggggtttcaccgtgttagccaggatggttttcatctcctgaccttgtgatctgcccgactcagcctcccaaagtgctgggattacaggtgtgagccaccacgcccggctgggaGATTTATATTAATATGGAACAAAGTCATAGGAAAGCGAGCTTGATTGGAAAATGGCTGTGTAACTAACTGCAAGTCAAAACAGAAGTAATATCACTGCCTTTGAAATATGACTAAGAAGGGTAGCTTAACGAAAGCTTAATAAAAGCTGCACTCAGGATCTTTTGCTATGTTCAATGTTACCCAGAGGTGGCTCAGTTCAAACACTCTTTGTGTAATCATCATCTGAGTTCTAGTATATTCCTCATGTCTCACCATCTTCCTGTAAGCTCACTCATCTgagcttttctctctttttttttttttttttttgagacagggtattgtgctattgcccaggctggagtgaagtggtgtaatctcggctcactgcagcctcaacctcctgggctcaagcaattctcccacctcagccacctgggttgctgggactacaggagtgcactaccacgcccagctaatttttattttatttttttagagatggagtctcactatgttgcccaggctggtcttgaacacctgggctcaagcaatcctcttgcctcagccttccaaagtgctatcAGAggggtaagccactgcgcccagctagcttttctctttttaacattTACTAAATTGCTCTGTGGGGGCCTCTAGACTGCATCCATTTTCAGTCTTCAGGTAATCACTGTGCAGTGGCAAGGAGTAAGAGCTCCAAGTCTAGATGGTCCTGGTTCAAGTCCCGGCTCTGCACCTGGCAGCCAGGATTAACATATGTAACGGGTTTGGAATGGTGCCAGCACTCAGGGTTTGTCATCATTCTCAAATCCTTAAAGAACTTGATTTGTGCCACCCATGTGTTTTCACATGGAGTAATAATTCATGTTCCTAGTTCACAAACCTACCTGCCTATGAGAGCATGA is a window encoding:
- the GRPEL1 gene encoding grpE protein homolog 1, mitochondrial isoform X1 encodes the protein MAAQCVRLARRSLPALALSLRPSPRLLCTATKQKNSGQNLEEDMGQSEQKADPPATEKSLLEEKVKLEEQLKETVEKYKRALADTENLRQRSQKLVEEAKLYGIQAFCKDLLEVADVLEKATQCVPKEEIKDDNPHLKNLYEGLVMTEVQIQKVFTKHGLLKLNPVGAKFDPYEHEALFHTPVEGKEPGTVALVSKVGYKLHGRTLRPALVGVVKEA
- the GRPEL1 gene encoding grpE protein homolog 1, mitochondrial isoform X2, which encodes MGQSEQKADPPATEKSLLEEKVKLEEQLKETVEKYKRALADTENLRQRSQKLVEEAKLYGIQAFCKDLLEVADVLEKATQCVPKEEIKDDNPHLKNLYEGLVMTEVQIQKVFTKHGLLKLNPVGAKFDPYEHEALFHTPVEGKEPGTVALVSKVGYKLHGRTLRPALVGVVKEA